Proteins from a single region of Gemmatimonadales bacterium:
- a CDS encoding ATP-binding protein yields MIDSVTLRRLTEFSRSLLTAREEPQVVVRLGEALRALLPDAVVATAMYDRHRAILVPIPVPTEDRTTSQPPLEAALAGPIESGSAEGTWVAAPIVVDGNAVGAAALLIRGRTVAPADRVVLASYLETASLAVETLRREASHEEARRSWERLVDAVPYALCLVDGQGRARRANRAFADLVHAPTTAIAGRPWLALVPPAWGEGVAAALATPGTAGEVQLRAGVRTFAVSAYLIGHLPGDAVLVFEDQTDRRRLQDQLIQSEKMSAIGQLIAGIAHDLNNPLASVIGFADFLLEGRDVPPPLVEPVRVIQQEAERAANIVRNLLNFARKQDHARRAIGLEPLLNATITLLRTQMVSRRVEVLLDVEEGLPAIDADVGQVQQVFVNLINNAAHAIESAGRAGRVVVRARPWRDGVAVEVSDDGPGMTAAVAAQVFEPFFTTKPEGQGTGLGLSICQGIVKEHGGRIVLSTAPGQGARFTVELPRSNRSAVDPIPPPAETSTPPLRILVIDDEPHILHYMRATLEAWGHGVEVAGDGEEGLVLAADGDFDLIISDLRMPRLTGREFFEALNRRNPEAASRVVFSTGDTVHGDTTAFLESQAHPFLNKPFSLAELRALLARAVPTPPA; encoded by the coding sequence GTGATTGATTCTGTCACGCTCCGTCGACTGACGGAGTTTTCGCGCTCCCTGCTCACCGCCCGCGAGGAACCGCAGGTGGTCGTCCGGTTGGGGGAGGCCCTCCGGGCCCTCCTGCCGGACGCCGTGGTGGCGACCGCCATGTACGACAGGCACCGCGCAATCCTCGTGCCCATCCCCGTGCCAACGGAAGATCGCACCACTTCGCAGCCTCCCCTCGAGGCGGCGTTGGCCGGCCCGATCGAGAGTGGCAGCGCCGAGGGGACTTGGGTGGCGGCGCCCATCGTCGTGGATGGAAACGCGGTCGGCGCCGCCGCGCTGTTGATCCGCGGCCGCACGGTCGCGCCGGCCGACCGGGTGGTGCTGGCGTCCTACCTCGAAACGGCCTCCCTCGCGGTGGAGACACTGCGTCGCGAAGCTTCGCACGAGGAGGCGCGCCGCTCCTGGGAACGACTGGTCGATGCCGTGCCGTATGCCCTCTGCCTGGTCGATGGGCAGGGCCGGGCACGCCGGGCCAACCGTGCGTTTGCCGACTTGGTGCATGCCCCGACCACGGCCATCGCAGGCCGGCCCTGGCTGGCCCTGGTACCGCCGGCGTGGGGCGAGGGAGTTGCCGCCGCCCTCGCGACCCCCGGCACCGCTGGCGAAGTGCAATTGCGCGCCGGCGTGCGCACCTTCGCCGTCAGCGCCTACCTCATCGGGCATCTGCCGGGCGATGCGGTCCTCGTCTTCGAAGACCAGACCGATCGCCGCCGCCTGCAGGATCAACTGATTCAATCTGAGAAGATGTCGGCGATTGGACAACTGATCGCCGGTATCGCCCACGACCTGAACAACCCCCTCGCCTCGGTCATCGGGTTCGCGGACTTCCTGCTGGAGGGCCGCGACGTTCCCCCGCCCCTGGTCGAGCCGGTCCGCGTCATCCAGCAGGAGGCCGAGCGCGCCGCCAATATCGTGCGGAACCTGCTGAACTTCGCACGGAAGCAGGACCACGCCCGCCGTGCCATCGGGTTGGAGCCGCTGCTCAACGCCACGATCACCCTGCTCCGCACCCAGATGGTCTCCCGTCGTGTCGAGGTGCTCCTCGACGTCGAGGAAGGCCTCCCCGCCATCGACGCCGACGTGGGCCAGGTGCAGCAGGTCTTCGTCAACCTCATCAACAACGCGGCGCACGCGATTGAATCCGCCGGCCGCGCCGGGCGGGTCGTCGTGCGCGCCCGTCCCTGGCGGGACGGCGTGGCCGTGGAAGTCAGCGACGACGGCCCGGGCATGACGGCCGCGGTGGCGGCCCAGGTCTTCGAGCCGTTCTTCACCACCAAGCCCGAGGGCCAGGGCACCGGGCTCGGGCTCTCCATCTGCCAGGGCATCGTCAAGGAGCACGGCGGACGGATCGTGCTCTCGACCGCGCCGGGCCAGGGCGCGCGCTTTACCGTCGAACTGCCGCGGAGCAACCGAAGCGCCGTGGACCCGATCCCACCACCGGCGGAGACCAGCACCCCACCGCTGCGGATCCTGGTCATCGACGACGAACCGCACATCCTGCACTATATGCGCGCCACGCTCGAGGCGTGGGGGCACGGCGTGGAAGTGGCGGGCGACGGCGAGGAAGGGCTCGTGCTGGCGGCCGACGGCGACTTCGACCTGATCATCTCCGACCTGCGGATGCCGCGGCTCACCGGGCGCGAGTTCTTCGAGGCGCTCAACCGACGCAATCCCGAGGCGGCCAGCCGCGTGGTGTTCAGCACCGGCGACACCGTGCACGGCGACACCACCGCGTTTCTCGAATCGCAGGCACACCCGTTCCTGAACAAGCCGTTCAGCCTCGCCGAGCTGCGGGCGCTCCTCGCCCGCGCGGTGCCGACGCCGCCGGCATGA
- a CDS encoding glycosyltransferase, protein MSMRVVHVASGREWRGGQRQVWLLARALARQSDVAQVVVTGRGSELARRLEAAGVPTVAPTWSGALDARALFATLRAADRRSILHAHDSHALTLAGLASFVTSHALVATRRVDVPLRRTGFWHRADRIIAVSGAVEAALTARGVPASKIAVVHDGIPVAEVAAIPPEDLRPRLGLAPGTPLVITTGALVGVKDHATLIRAASIAAGRRPDLHWAIAGEGHLRASLEGLIAELGLGGRVHLLGDVPDAARFVALADLFVMSSIREGLGTSVLEAMALGTPIVGTRAGGIAGLLEGGAGRLVPPREPAALATAVLELLDDPTARAALAARGRETVRQYGDERMAEGVLRVYRSLTSDR, encoded by the coding sequence ATGAGCATGCGCGTCGTCCATGTCGCCTCAGGACGCGAGTGGCGAGGGGGGCAGCGGCAGGTCTGGCTGCTCGCGCGCGCACTGGCGCGGCAATCCGATGTCGCCCAGGTCGTCGTCACCGGCCGTGGAAGTGAGCTGGCGCGGCGGCTCGAGGCGGCCGGGGTGCCCACGGTGGCGCCCACCTGGAGCGGGGCGCTGGACGCGCGCGCGCTGTTCGCCACCCTGCGCGCCGCCGACCGGCGCAGCATTCTGCACGCCCACGACAGCCACGCCCTCACCCTCGCCGGGCTCGCGTCGTTCGTCACCAGCCACGCCCTAGTCGCCACCCGACGGGTGGACGTACCCCTGCGCCGCACCGGATTCTGGCATCGCGCCGACCGGATCATCGCCGTGTCCGGGGCGGTGGAGGCGGCGCTGACCGCGCGGGGCGTGCCCGCATCGAAAATCGCCGTCGTCCACGACGGCATTCCGGTCGCGGAAGTCGCCGCCATTCCCCCGGAAGACCTCCGCCCCAGACTTGGACTCGCCCCGGGCACGCCGCTAGTAATCACCACCGGGGCGCTGGTTGGGGTGAAGGACCACGCGACGCTGATCCGGGCCGCGAGCATCGCGGCTGGGCGCCGCCCAGACCTGCACTGGGCCATCGCCGGCGAGGGACACCTCCGCGCCTCCCTCGAGGGGCTGATTGCAGAGCTTGGGCTCGGCGGCCGCGTGCACCTCCTGGGGGACGTGCCCGACGCGGCACGGTTCGTGGCCCTCGCCGACCTGTTCGTGATGTCCTCGATTCGCGAAGGACTCGGCACATCCGTGCTCGAGGCGATGGCCCTGGGAACCCCGATCGTCGGGACCCGGGCGGGGGGAATCGCCGGGTTGCTGGAGGGCGGCGCGGGTCGGCTGGTGCCGCCCAGGGAGCCCGCGGCACTGGCCACAGCTGTCCTGGAGTTGCTGGACGACCCCACGGCACGGGCCGCTCTGGCGGCACGGGGACGCGAGACGGTCCGCCAGTACGGCGACGAAAGGATGGCCGAGGGCGTCTTACGGGTATATCGTTCCCTCACTTCAGACCGATGA
- a CDS encoding glycosyltransferase family 2 protein — translation MLYICIPSRNEAPTVGLLLWKIRQVFASTPREYQLLVGDDASTDATREVLAPYAKVLPLTILRTEKHQGYARTLERLLRHAVALSDRPRRDSAVVLRADFLHDPATIPELLKKFDSGADLIVAESQGDGAPTRGHRWLRRYAPLLLRRRVRVPGVRDTASGFLAMRLSVAKDALPGDGAVLTADGWAANAELIARAAAVSRRVEGVPTRERYDLLQRPIEGDPWAAAKALWRTAGRLRLPATAAGR, via the coding sequence ATGCTTTATATCTGCATACCGAGCCGCAATGAAGCGCCCACTGTCGGCCTCCTCCTCTGGAAGATCCGGCAGGTGTTCGCGTCCACTCCCCGCGAGTACCAGTTGCTCGTGGGGGACGACGCGTCCACCGATGCCACCCGGGAGGTCCTGGCGCCCTACGCGAAGGTTCTGCCGCTGACCATCCTCCGGACGGAGAAGCACCAGGGGTATGCGCGCACTCTCGAGCGCCTCCTCAGGCATGCTGTCGCCCTCAGCGACCGCCCCCGGCGGGACTCGGCGGTCGTGCTGCGAGCCGACTTCCTGCACGATCCGGCCACGATTCCCGAACTGCTGAAGAAGTTTGACAGCGGCGCGGACCTGATCGTGGCCGAGAGCCAGGGCGACGGGGCCCCGACCCGTGGGCACCGCTGGCTCCGTCGCTATGCGCCGCTGTTGCTGCGCCGTCGGGTGCGTGTTCCCGGTGTCCGCGACACCGCCTCCGGCTTCCTGGCCATGCGGCTCAGCGTGGCCAAAGACGCCCTTCCGGGCGACGGCGCCGTCCTCACCGCCGACGGATGGGCGGCGAATGCCGAGCTGATCGCACGGGCAGCCGCGGTGTCCCGCCGAGTCGAGGGCGTGCCGACACGGGAACGCTACGACCTCCTGCAGCGGCCCATCGAGGGTGACCCGTGGGCCGCGGCCAAGGCGCTGTGGCGCACTGCCGGCCGGCTACGGCTCCCTGCCACCGCGGCGGGTCGATGA
- a CDS encoding DUF3108 domain-containing protein has protein sequence MIGVALLLALQAPLAAPPAPQATTPAYPFAVGERLTYSAKLGILTLGEGHVEVARRDTVRGVEAFVFQFTLAGGVPIYSLDDTLESWTGVDDLLSRRFVQRQFEGGKTRFRHYEIFPDSGLYHELSRNKTGLSSQFPIDDAAFLYFVRVTPLEVGKTYEFDRYFRKELNPVVLKVHKREEMELPDGSKVQCLVVQPIVGEKGSLFGRQSDTRVWLTDDERRIPVQIRIRFPFGTITMRLKEMQLPPLPAAGDGSPT, from the coding sequence ATGATCGGCGTCGCGCTTCTCCTCGCTCTGCAGGCGCCGCTCGCGGCGCCCCCGGCGCCGCAAGCCACCACGCCTGCCTACCCCTTTGCCGTCGGCGAGCGGCTGACGTATTCCGCAAAGCTCGGCATCCTGACCCTCGGCGAGGGCCATGTCGAGGTGGCCCGCCGGGATACGGTGCGGGGCGTCGAGGCCTTCGTGTTCCAGTTCACGCTGGCAGGCGGCGTCCCCATCTACAGCCTCGATGACACGCTGGAGTCGTGGACCGGCGTCGACGACCTGCTGTCCCGGCGGTTTGTGCAACGCCAGTTCGAAGGGGGCAAGACCCGCTTCCGGCACTATGAAATCTTCCCGGACTCCGGCCTCTACCACGAACTCTCCCGGAACAAGACCGGGCTCTCGTCGCAGTTCCCCATCGACGATGCCGCATTCCTCTACTTCGTCCGGGTGACGCCGCTCGAGGTCGGGAAGACGTACGAGTTCGACAGGTATTTTCGGAAGGAGCTGAATCCCGTCGTGCTGAAGGTGCACAAGCGGGAGGAGATGGAACTCCCCGACGGATCGAAGGTCCAGTGCCTCGTGGTACAGCCGATCGTGGGGGAAAAGGGCAGCCTCTTCGGACGGCAGTCCGACACCAGGGTCTGGCTGACGGACGACGAACGCCGCATCCCGGTCCAGATCCGGATTCGCTTCCCCTTCGGCACCATCACGATGCGCCTGAAGGAGATGCAGTTGCCACCGCTCCCGGCGGCGGGCGACGGCTCCCCGACATGA
- the thiO gene encoding glycine oxidase ThiO: MTTVFDVIVVGGGAIGAACARELARAGRSVAFMDPDGDEGQAWRAAAGMLAPEVETRDSDDPTVALGVAGRDRLVVLAERLKESIGADIGLCQDGIAHAAFDEADETLLRARVAHQRQQSLHVDWLDAEEARTRWPWLGPARGALWAPAGGGVDPQRLVEALRTDAVRLGAKLIKDRVVAIERHGDKVAAVRGAERYAALDVVIAAGAWSGMIEGLPRPLAVAPVRGEMAALPAPEGMGRAIVYGKGAYLMGRGDEVTVGSTMEYAGFNNEVTAAGLARIFAGASQLCPALAKSPVTRTWSGLRPVSADGLPLLGRDPSLNGLWYATGHGRNGILLSGITGVLIRQLIVGEPTVIEDLHAFDPGRFWKW, from the coding sequence GTGACTACTGTATTTGATGTTATCGTTGTCGGTGGAGGCGCAATCGGCGCCGCCTGTGCCCGGGAACTGGCACGGGCCGGTCGTTCTGTGGCCTTCATGGACCCCGATGGCGACGAGGGCCAGGCGTGGCGCGCCGCGGCCGGCATGTTGGCACCCGAGGTCGAAACCCGGGACAGCGACGATCCGACCGTCGCGCTCGGGGTGGCCGGGCGGGATCGTCTCGTCGTCCTGGCGGAGCGGTTGAAGGAGTCGATCGGCGCAGATATCGGGCTTTGCCAGGATGGGATAGCCCACGCGGCGTTCGACGAGGCCGACGAGACCCTGTTGCGGGCCCGGGTGGCGCACCAGCGCCAGCAATCGCTGCACGTCGACTGGCTCGATGCCGAGGAGGCTCGCACCCGTTGGCCCTGGCTGGGACCGGCCCGCGGTGCGCTGTGGGCGCCTGCCGGCGGGGGCGTCGATCCGCAGCGACTGGTCGAGGCGCTCCGCACCGACGCGGTGCGGCTGGGCGCCAAGCTCATCAAGGACCGCGTGGTGGCCATCGAGCGGCACGGCGACAAGGTCGCCGCGGTGCGTGGGGCCGAACGGTACGCTGCGCTGGACGTCGTCATCGCGGCCGGCGCGTGGTCGGGCATGATCGAGGGGCTGCCCCGCCCGCTGGCCGTCGCGCCGGTGCGGGGCGAGATGGCGGCGCTCCCGGCACCCGAGGGGATGGGACGTGCCATCGTCTACGGCAAGGGGGCCTACCTGATGGGCCGCGGCGATGAGGTGACGGTCGGCTCGACCATGGAATACGCCGGCTTCAATAACGAGGTCACCGCCGCCGGGCTCGCGCGGATCTTCGCCGGGGCGAGCCAGCTCTGTCCTGCCCTCGCCAAGTCGCCGGTGACCCGCACCTGGTCGGGCCTCCGCCCGGTGTCCGCCGACGGCCTCCCACTGCTCGGCCGGGATCCGTCGCTGAACGGGCTCTGGTACGCGACCGGGCACGGCCGGAACGGCATTCTCCTCTCCGGCATCACCGGCGTCCTCATCCGGCAGCTGATCGTCGGGGAACCGACGGTCATCGAGGACCTGCACGCTTTCGACCCCGGCCGGTTCTGGAAGTGGTGA
- a CDS encoding DUF1684 domain-containing protein: MRPAAAALLLLTLASGSVEAQGSSSLGAERKAYADWLTTAATSPLAAVAMQRLSGMVTLGPDTADIPLPGFGPASVTERKGAVTYQGPDGKSRLLPKGRPIAMPPWTLQVIGGGRSPVLLVYGKPGGTVPGWYAVNPQLTFTVPLEAATPPSRRRVLTLDGIDVEGETVGYVSVTIGGATTRLLVMRLPIPGTEETELQVYFRDQSNDHGTYPAGRFVELTPTSTGAYRIDFNRARNPFCAYSSVYPCPVPWSGNTIPASIEAGEKYLPSKPGS, encoded by the coding sequence GTGAGGCCAGCCGCCGCCGCGCTGCTGCTCCTGACCCTCGCGTCGGGCAGCGTCGAGGCCCAGGGATCTTCCTCGCTCGGGGCGGAGCGCAAGGCGTACGCCGATTGGCTGACCACGGCCGCGACTTCCCCACTGGCAGCCGTCGCGATGCAGCGCCTCAGCGGCATGGTCACCCTCGGGCCGGACACCGCAGATATCCCGCTTCCAGGCTTCGGGCCGGCGTCAGTGACGGAGCGAAAGGGAGCGGTCACCTACCAGGGCCCTGACGGGAAGAGCCGCCTGCTCCCGAAGGGACGACCCATCGCCATGCCCCCATGGACACTGCAGGTCATCGGGGGTGGGCGCAGCCCGGTGCTCCTGGTGTACGGCAAGCCGGGGGGCACGGTCCCAGGATGGTATGCGGTCAACCCGCAGCTCACATTCACCGTGCCGCTGGAGGCCGCCACGCCGCCCTCGCGTCGGCGGGTGCTGACGCTCGACGGCATCGATGTCGAAGGAGAGACGGTCGGCTACGTCTCGGTGACCATCGGAGGCGCCACCACCCGGCTGCTGGTCATGCGGTTGCCGATCCCTGGGACCGAAGAGACCGAACTGCAGGTCTATTTCCGGGACCAATCCAACGACCACGGCACCTACCCTGCTGGTCGGTTCGTGGAACTCACGCCGACCTCCACCGGCGCCTACCGCATCGACTTCAACCGCGCCCGCAACCCCTTCTGCGCCTACAGCTCGGTGTACCCCTGCCCAGTACCCTGGTCCGGCAACACCATTCCCGCATCAATCGAGGCAGGCGAGAAGTACCTGCCCTCCAAGCCTGGGAGCTAG
- a CDS encoding TlpA disulfide reductase family protein, whose translation MRVTGDTVLFEIGDYAASIRAVQRGDSLVGAYSNVGNRGPRTIPFRAARGRWPVEEAPPELLGRWDAWFGSEGRQTPRILEFANGPLGLGATVLSNSGDYGAFWGGASGREFSVGHFDGSFVYMITGELVGDSLVGTFHAGLRSQTPFSAARPTGSPHLKPPTEVTTADTTAPFQFAFPDLQGQVVTNEDPRFQGKIVMVDIFGTWCPNCQDAAPTLLELYRDYHARGFEVVSLAYEVTGDPEVDGELVRRFRDKFGIPWPILLAGLNDTELTAATLPQLDGFTAYPTLLFLDRTGRIRKIHAGFYGPATGAQHTKLKADLHSYVEELLAAE comes from the coding sequence GTGCGGGTAACTGGCGACACGGTGCTCTTTGAGATCGGCGACTATGCGGCCTCCATTCGCGCGGTGCAACGGGGCGACTCGCTCGTCGGCGCCTACTCCAACGTCGGCAATCGCGGTCCGCGGACCATCCCCTTTCGGGCGGCCAGGGGCCGCTGGCCGGTGGAAGAGGCGCCACCGGAACTGCTGGGCAGGTGGGACGCCTGGTTCGGGTCGGAGGGCCGGCAAACGCCGCGCATCCTGGAGTTCGCCAACGGACCGCTCGGGCTTGGGGCCACCGTCCTCTCCAACTCGGGGGACTACGGCGCTTTCTGGGGCGGGGCCTCGGGGAGGGAGTTCTCGGTCGGCCACTTCGATGGCTCATTCGTCTACATGATCACAGGGGAGCTGGTCGGAGACAGCCTCGTCGGGACGTTCCACGCCGGGCTCCGGAGCCAGACTCCATTCTCGGCCGCGCGGCCCACCGGGAGCCCGCACCTCAAGCCTCCCACCGAAGTCACCACCGCCGATACGACCGCGCCATTCCAGTTCGCCTTCCCCGATCTCCAGGGGCAGGTCGTGACGAACGAGGATCCCCGCTTCCAGGGGAAGATCGTGATGGTGGACATCTTCGGGACCTGGTGCCCCAATTGCCAGGATGCCGCGCCGACGCTCCTGGAGCTCTACCGGGACTACCATGCCCGGGGCTTCGAGGTGGTCAGCCTGGCCTACGAGGTCACGGGAGACCCAGAGGTCGACGGGGAGCTGGTCCGGCGGTTCCGGGACAAGTTCGGGATTCCCTGGCCGATCCTGCTGGCCGGGCTCAATGACACCGAACTGACCGCCGCCACCCTCCCGCAGCTGGACGGCTTCACCGCCTATCCCACCCTGCTTTTCCTGGACCGGACCGGCCGGATCCGGAAGATCCACGCCGGCTTCTATGGCCCGGCGACCGGTGCCCAGCACACGAAACTCAAGGCCGACCTGCACTCGTATGTCGAGGAGCTTCTGGCCGCGGAGTAG
- a CDS encoding porin family protein yields MTRSLGRIVLVLGLALILARPASAQLAIGITGGVNSATLTGSDADQINVSAKTGGAGGAYANIYLGHRFSAEGQLLFQGQGFTGTDSTTGDIDVAQGYIMVPMLLKVYFGHLNIFAGPAISWEVSCTANSSGTSGECDASNSSLWSGIAGLGIQFGRLGVEAHYQSGFSDTFDGVNASYGVWSLMGRFAILGSR; encoded by the coding sequence ATGACCCGTAGTCTCGGCAGGATCGTTCTTGTGCTCGGCCTCGCGCTCATTCTGGCCCGCCCGGCCTCGGCCCAGCTGGCCATCGGAATCACTGGCGGCGTCAACTCCGCCACCTTGACGGGAAGCGACGCAGACCAGATCAACGTCAGCGCGAAGACTGGCGGCGCCGGTGGCGCGTACGCCAACATTTACCTGGGGCACCGCTTCTCCGCCGAGGGGCAGCTCCTTTTCCAGGGCCAGGGATTTACGGGGACTGACTCGACCACGGGGGACATCGATGTGGCCCAGGGCTACATCATGGTTCCCATGCTGCTCAAGGTCTACTTCGGCCACCTGAACATCTTTGCCGGGCCGGCCATCAGCTGGGAGGTCAGCTGCACCGCCAACTCATCGGGCACCTCCGGCGAATGCGACGCCTCAAATTCGAGCCTCTGGAGCGGTATCGCCGGGTTGGGTATCCAGTTCGGGCGGTTGGGGGTTGAGGCGCACTATCAGTCCGGATTCAGCGACACTTTCGACGGGGTCAACGCGTCATATGGCGTCTGGTCGCTGATGGGCCGGTTCGCCATCCTTGGGAGCCGGTAA
- a CDS encoding porin family protein, with protein MRKLIRISALAALALSAFAMTAQAQEKTMGIVAGVDFSTMTGDWASDGNSSRTGFMGGLFYTIPVGGGNIAIEPEVLYSMKGEKYDNTDYSGTEKHDYIEIPVLFKWSAKPSGQGVYLMAGPAINFSVACEDSGTDKESGTDYTDKCSDYPEVSVKSPISGVVGLGFSNGRFGIEGRYDFDLSDAICVDLGTSSGGNICGKNQVWAILLRVTK; from the coding sequence ATGCGCAAGTTGATCCGGATTTCAGCCCTCGCGGCCCTGGCGCTCAGCGCCTTCGCCATGACTGCCCAGGCCCAGGAAAAGACCATGGGAATTGTGGCTGGTGTGGACTTCTCCACCATGACTGGAGATTGGGCGTCCGACGGGAACTCGTCCAGAACCGGGTTCATGGGCGGCTTGTTCTACACCATCCCGGTCGGCGGCGGCAACATCGCGATCGAGCCGGAAGTCCTCTACTCCATGAAGGGCGAGAAGTACGACAATACGGACTATTCAGGAACTGAGAAGCACGACTACATCGAGATCCCTGTCCTCTTCAAGTGGTCCGCGAAGCCGAGTGGTCAGGGCGTCTACCTGATGGCTGGTCCGGCCATCAACTTCAGCGTGGCCTGTGAGGATTCCGGCACCGACAAGGAGTCGGGCACCGACTACACCGACAAGTGCAGCGACTACCCCGAGGTGTCGGTCAAGTCGCCCATCAGCGGCGTCGTCGGCCTCGGCTTCAGCAATGGACGATTCGGCATCGAGGGGCGGTACGACTTCGACCTGAGTGACGCCATCTGTGTCGACCTCGGTACCTCGAGTGGCGGGAACATCTGCGGCAAGAACCAGGTGTGGGCCATCTTGTTGCGCGTGACGAAATAG
- a CDS encoding porin family protein, which translates to MRKSFRIFAVTAVALAATAMTAQAQQAKQFGIVAGVDFADITGTDFDGTSSKTGFVGGLYVAIPMGDRVAIEPEVLYASKGAQDSENSNFKLNNNYIEIPVLVRYSFNNNGGPYLLAGPAVGFSISCKITDGSTDVDCSDTNGLGLQTNTTFGGVVGLGFQKNRFGLEGRYDFDFGSAFKDSNGKNAVWEILARIMIK; encoded by the coding sequence ATGCGCAAGTCGTTCCGGATTTTTGCCGTGACCGCCGTCGCCCTCGCGGCGACTGCCATGACCGCCCAGGCCCAGCAGGCCAAGCAGTTCGGCATCGTCGCTGGTGTGGATTTCGCCGATATCACGGGCACCGACTTCGATGGCACGAGCTCGAAGACTGGTTTCGTCGGTGGCCTGTACGTGGCCATCCCCATGGGTGACCGCGTGGCCATCGAGCCCGAAGTGCTGTACGCCAGCAAGGGCGCCCAGGACAGCGAAAATTCCAACTTCAAGTTGAACAACAACTACATCGAAATCCCCGTGCTGGTTCGTTACAGCTTCAACAACAACGGTGGTCCGTACCTGCTCGCCGGCCCCGCGGTCGGTTTCAGCATCTCGTGCAAGATCACGGATGGCTCCACCGACGTTGACTGCTCGGACACGAACGGCCTCGGCCTCCAGACCAACACCACCTTCGGTGGCGTCGTGGGCCTCGGCTTCCAGAAGAACCGCTTCGGCCTCGAAGGGCGCTATGACTTCGACTTCGGCAGCGCGTTCAAGGATTCGAACGGGAAGAACGCCGTGTGGGAAATCCTCGCCCGGATCATGATCAAGTAA
- a CDS encoding porin family protein — MPALAHYRPEAPLRIPASFLWIVSTLLFSLNGTASAQEPKMIGVLAGVDNSSLSGGGTYGSTNRTGFMGGIFLGIQVSESWILEPEALYAMKGAGWENGPLHGMLALDYLEIPVVARYRLNAGSGIYFLAGPTLGFNVACQESYDTYNAPPLPGATSTKAAVSGYDVSQACSDGAFRPKNTIGGVVGAGFKRGVVGFEARFELDFSNAVGTADGADVNAKNRVLAALVRIGT; from the coding sequence GTGCCCGCTCTGGCTCACTACCGCCCGGAGGCTCCTTTGCGTATACCTGCATCCTTCCTCTGGATCGTCTCCACCCTTTTGTTCTCGCTGAACGGAACTGCCTCTGCCCAGGAGCCGAAGATGATCGGCGTCCTGGCGGGCGTGGACAACTCTAGCCTCAGCGGCGGCGGCACATACGGGTCCACAAATCGCACGGGCTTCATGGGCGGCATCTTTCTCGGCATCCAGGTTTCAGAGTCGTGGATCCTTGAGCCAGAAGCCCTGTACGCCATGAAGGGCGCTGGTTGGGAGAACGGTCCACTCCACGGCATGCTGGCCCTCGACTACCTCGAGATCCCCGTCGTCGCCCGGTACAGGCTCAACGCCGGTAGCGGTATCTACTTCCTGGCCGGACCGACGCTCGGGTTCAACGTCGCCTGCCAGGAGTCGTACGATACCTACAACGCTCCCCCGCTTCCGGGCGCCACGTCGACCAAGGCAGCTGTCTCGGGCTACGACGTTTCTCAGGCCTGCAGTGACGGCGCGTTTCGCCCGAAGAACACCATCGGGGGAGTCGTCGGCGCCGGGTTCAAGCGCGGGGTCGTCGGATTCGAGGCACGATTTGAACTCGACTTCAGCAATGCTGTGGGCACGGCGGATGGCGCTGACGTGAACGCCAAGAATCGCGTCCTGGCAGCACTCGTTCGGATCGGCACCTAG
- a CDS encoding porin family protein — protein MRTWFRRCSTLAGLALAATALTVTSASAQQQTKAGFLGGAAFTTLMSVDSVSVRSSTGFAGGFFVSVPVAKSVMVEPEILYINKGAGIEDTEVTLNLNYVEIPVLLRYEFTEGGGPFAYVGPYIGLNVKCNTVVDTLAVPCSDQGVDASTDFGGTIGVGFRKEAWGFDIRYDYGFTDAIKDEKGKNSALMVLLRVGIN, from the coding sequence ATGCGTACTTGGTTTCGTCGGTGTTCCACACTCGCCGGTCTGGCCCTGGCTGCCACCGCACTCACCGTCACGTCGGCGTCAGCCCAGCAGCAGACCAAGGCGGGGTTCCTCGGCGGCGCCGCCTTTACCACGCTGATGAGCGTGGATTCGGTCTCCGTCCGGTCATCCACCGGCTTCGCGGGCGGATTCTTCGTCTCCGTTCCGGTCGCCAAATCGGTGATGGTCGAGCCCGAAATCCTGTATATCAACAAGGGTGCGGGTATCGAGGACACCGAGGTCACGCTCAACCTGAACTACGTTGAGATTCCGGTCCTCCTCCGCTACGAATTCACGGAGGGTGGCGGCCCGTTTGCCTACGTCGGCCCGTACATCGGGCTGAACGTGAAGTGCAACACGGTGGTCGACACCCTCGCGGTGCCGTGCTCGGACCAGGGTGTCGACGCGAGCACCGATTTCGGTGGCACCATCGGCGTCGGCTTCCGCAAGGAGGCCTGGGGCTTCGACATCCGCTATGACTACGGCTTCACCGATGCCATCAAGGATGAGAAGGGGAAGAACTCGGCCCTGATGGTCCTGCTCCGCGTCGGGATCAACTAG